A genomic segment from Streptomyces sp. NBC_01233 encodes:
- the purE gene encoding 5-(carboxyamino)imidazole ribonucleotide mutase, whose translation MSTASTLSPVIGIVMGSDSDWPVMEAAAQALDEFEIPYEVDVVSAHRMPREMIAYGEQAADRGLKAIIAGAGGAAHLPGMLASVTPLPVIGVPVPLKYLDGMDSLMSIVQMPAGVPVATVSVAGARNAGLLAVRMLAAHDKDLLARMRDFQQELNDQATEKGKRLRTKVANAESFGFGK comes from the coding sequence ATGAGCACCGCGAGTACCCTCAGCCCCGTCATCGGCATCGTCATGGGCTCCGACTCGGACTGGCCCGTCATGGAGGCCGCCGCCCAGGCCCTCGACGAGTTCGAGATCCCCTACGAGGTGGACGTCGTCTCCGCGCACCGGATGCCGCGCGAGATGATCGCGTACGGGGAGCAGGCCGCCGACCGAGGCCTGAAGGCGATCATCGCGGGCGCGGGCGGAGCCGCCCACCTGCCGGGCATGCTCGCCTCGGTCACCCCGCTGCCCGTCATCGGCGTGCCGGTGCCGCTGAAGTACCTCGACGGCATGGACTCGCTGATGTCGATCGTCCAGATGCCCGCGGGGGTTCCCGTCGCCACCGTCTCGGTCGCCGGGGCGCGCAACGCGGGTCTGCTGGCCGTCCGGATGCTGGCCGCCCACGACAAGGACCTCCTCGCCCGGATGCGCGACTTCCAGCAGGAGCTCAATGACCAGGCCACCGAGAAGGGCAAGCGGCTGCGTACGAAGGTCGCGAACGCGGAGTCCTTCGGGTTCGGCAAGTGA
- a CDS encoding GtrA family protein, translated as MSTPGNGSALERVRALVREVAKFGAVGGLGVLVNLGVFNLIRHTTDLQVVRASVIATVVAIATNYLGFRYFAYRDRAQSGRTRELVLFAAFSGIGLVIENGVLYTATYGFGWDGSVASNVFKFIGIGTATVFRFWSYRTWVFKALPEAAEPVPGPAPLPRPERRPEPLPAPEPANN; from the coding sequence ATGAGCACGCCGGGGAACGGATCTGCTCTCGAACGCGTACGCGCTCTCGTGCGAGAGGTCGCCAAGTTCGGGGCGGTCGGTGGTCTGGGTGTACTGGTCAACCTGGGTGTCTTCAACCTGATCCGGCACACGACCGACCTGCAGGTGGTGCGCGCGAGCGTGATAGCCACCGTCGTGGCCATCGCCACGAACTACCTGGGCTTCCGCTACTTCGCCTACCGGGACCGTGCCCAGAGCGGCCGCACCCGTGAGCTGGTCCTCTTCGCCGCGTTCAGCGGCATCGGCCTGGTCATCGAGAACGGCGTGCTCTACACCGCCACCTACGGCTTCGGCTGGGACGGCTCGGTGGCCAGCAACGTCTTCAAGTTCATCGGCATCGGCACCGCCACCGTGTTCCGCTTCTGGTCGTACCGGACCTGGGTCTTCAAGGCCCTGCCCGAGGCCGCCGAGCCGGTGCCGGGGCCCGCGCCGCTGCCCAGGCCGGAGCGCCGGCCGGAGCCGCTGCCCGCGCCGGAGCCGGCGAACAACTAG
- a CDS encoding membrane dipeptidase, producing MADLQDEPHSVGIGAEDLPAPDMAAGALDRAVALLSVHPVADGCNTFVWTLRQSPYHDIDTPDTGVDTDIPRLRAGGVGAQFWSLLVPPGRPRGDTTGDQAVSDTLEQIDVALAFVRRYPDSLRLALSADDMADARNRGRIASFLGPVSGRTLTDSLGALRAFHTLGVRILAPAGASWAQDDLTAFGHEVVREANRLAMMLDLTGCPPAVACQIAGASKSPTIISNTAAAALNPHPANVPDEVLLALGEANGLAMVTFDAARTGDSLHAVADHLDHVRAVAGPHSVGLGAAFGTEPQGPHPAGLTDPSGYPRLIAELLERGWPESDLALLTWGNALRVVRDTEFTARRAKAGPAGA from the coding sequence ATGGCCGACCTGCAGGACGAACCCCACTCCGTGGGCATCGGAGCCGAAGACCTCCCCGCACCCGACATGGCGGCGGGCGCCCTCGACCGGGCCGTCGCGCTGCTGTCCGTCCATCCCGTGGCGGACGGGTGCAACACCTTCGTCTGGACCCTGCGCCAGAGCCCGTACCACGACATCGACACCCCCGACACCGGTGTCGACACCGACATCCCGCGGCTGCGTGCCGGGGGAGTGGGGGCCCAGTTCTGGTCCCTGCTCGTACCGCCGGGCCGGCCGCGCGGGGACACGACCGGTGACCAGGCGGTCTCCGACACCCTGGAACAGATCGACGTGGCGCTGGCCTTCGTGCGCCGCTACCCCGACAGCCTGCGCCTGGCACTCAGCGCCGACGACATGGCGGACGCCCGCAACCGCGGCCGGATCGCCTCGTTCCTGGGCCCCGTGTCCGGCCGCACGCTGACCGACTCGCTGGGCGCGCTGCGCGCCTTCCACACGCTGGGCGTACGGATCCTCGCGCCCGCGGGAGCGTCCTGGGCGCAGGACGACCTGACGGCCTTCGGCCACGAGGTGGTCCGGGAGGCGAACCGGCTGGCGATGATGCTGGACCTCACCGGCTGCCCGCCGGCGGTCGCCTGCCAGATCGCGGGGGCGTCCAAGTCCCCGACGATCATCTCGAACACGGCGGCGGCCGCGCTGAACCCGCATCCGGCGAACGTGCCCGACGAGGTGCTGCTCGCACTGGGCGAGGCGAACGGGCTCGCGATGGTCACCTTCGACGCCGCGCGCACCGGGGACTCCCTGCACGCGGTCGCGGACCACCTCGACCACGTACGGGCCGTCGCGGGCCCGCACAGCGTCGGCCTCGGCGCCGCCTTCGGCACCGAACCGCAGGGCCCCCACCCGGCCGGTCTGACCGACCCCTCGGGCTACCCGCGACTGATCGCGGAACTCCTGGAACGAGGCTGGCCGGAATCCGACCTGGCCCTCTTGACCTGGGGCAACGCCCTCCGCGTGGTCCGCGACACAGAATTCACGGCCCGCCGCGCGAAGGCCGGCCCCGCCGGCGCTTGA
- a CDS encoding RNA-guided endonuclease InsQ/TnpB family protein: MKRAFKYRFCPTDAQALELSRTFGCVRKVCNLALSARSEAWTTRRERVGYGQTSVMLTGWKKTEELAYLAEVSSVPLQQALRHLQSAFTEFWGKRSQYPRFKSKRKSRASAEYTRSAFRYADGRLTLAKMAEPLDVVWSRPLAEGVEPSTVTVSRDGSGRWFVSLLCVDTPEPMPATTTAVGIDVGLTALVTLSSGEKIPHPKRERRDRARLVKAQRALARKEKGSSNRAKARTRVARIHARIADRRSDHLHKLTTRLVRENQTLVIEDLTVRNMLKNHKLARAIADAAWREMRSMLEYKTAWYGRELIIVDRWFPSSKLCSACGAIATTMPLNVREWTCGNCGTTHDRDENAAVNLLTAGLAVTVCGDGGRPQRNTPERQRSVKQKTRPAREGVPPSARRGERGQAVTVPLR; this comes from the coding sequence GTGAAGCGGGCGTTTAAATACCGCTTCTGTCCGACTGACGCGCAGGCATTGGAGCTGTCCCGGACGTTCGGGTGCGTGCGGAAGGTCTGCAACCTGGCCCTCAGTGCCCGCAGCGAGGCGTGGACAACCCGCAGGGAGCGGGTGGGCTACGGCCAGACGTCGGTGATGCTCACCGGCTGGAAGAAGACCGAGGAGCTGGCTTACCTGGCCGAGGTGTCCTCGGTTCCGCTCCAGCAGGCGCTGCGCCACTTGCAGAGCGCGTTCACAGAGTTCTGGGGAAAGCGGTCGCAATACCCCCGGTTCAAGTCGAAGCGGAAGTCGCGCGCCTCGGCCGAGTACACGCGCAGTGCGTTTCGCTACGCCGACGGCCGACTGACGCTGGCGAAGATGGCCGAGCCGTTGGATGTGGTGTGGTCCCGTCCTCTGGCGGAGGGCGTGGAGCCGTCGACGGTCACTGTTTCTCGGGACGGCTCCGGACGCTGGTTCGTTTCCCTGCTGTGCGTGGACACCCCCGAGCCCATGCCCGCAACCACCACCGCTGTCGGCATCGACGTGGGTCTGACGGCCCTGGTGACCCTGTCCAGCGGGGAGAAGATCCCACACCCGAAGCGTGAGCGCCGCGACAGGGCACGCCTGGTCAAGGCCCAACGGGCGCTGGCCCGGAAAGAGAAAGGAAGTAGCAACCGGGCAAAGGCCCGCACCCGGGTGGCCCGTATCCATGCCCGGATCGCAGACCGCCGCAGCGATCACCTGCACAAGCTGACAACTCGACTCGTGCGCGAAAACCAAACGCTCGTGATTGAGGACCTCACCGTCCGCAACATGCTGAAAAACCACAAGCTCGCCCGTGCCATCGCCGATGCGGCCTGGCGCGAGATGCGGTCGATGCTGGAGTACAAAACGGCCTGGTACGGACGCGAGCTGATCATCGTCGATCGATGGTTCCCCAGCTCGAAGCTGTGCTCGGCCTGCGGGGCGATCGCCACGACGATGCCCCTGAACGTCCGTGAATGGACGTGCGGGAATTGCGGGACGACCCACGACCGGGACGAGAACGCAGCCGTGAACCTTCTGACCGCCGGGCTGGCGGTGACAGTCTGTGGAGACGGTGGAAGACCTCAACGGAACACCCCTGAGAGGCAGCGGTCAGTGAAGCAGAAAACCCGACCCGCGAGGGAAGGAGTTCCCCCCTCCGCCAGGAGAGGGGAACGAGGTCAAGCGGTGACCGTTCCTCTGAGGTAG
- a CDS encoding 5-(carboxyamino)imidazole ribonucleotide synthase, translating to MTFPVVGMVGGGQLARMTHEAGIPLGIRFKLLSDTPQDSAAQVVSDVVIGDYRDLETLRAFARGCDVITFDHEHVPMEHLRALEADGIPVRPGSDALVHAQDKGVMRAKLDEIGAPSPRHRIVSDPADVAAFADEVGGFPVILKTVRGGYDGKGVWFVRTPEDAEAPFKAGVPVLAEEKVDFVRELAANIVRSPHGQAVAYPVVESRQVDGVCDTVIAPAPDLSETLAGEAQALALRIAKELGVTGHLAVELFETTDGRILVNELAMRPHNSGHWTQDGAVTSQFANHVRAVLDLPLGDPRPRARWTVMANVLGGDYPDMYAAYLHCMAHDPQLKIHMYGKDVKHGRKVGHVNTYGDDLDDVLERARHAADYLRGTVTA from the coding sequence GTGACGTTCCCGGTAGTCGGCATGGTCGGCGGCGGTCAGCTCGCCCGCATGACCCACGAGGCGGGCATCCCCCTCGGCATCAGATTCAAGCTCCTCAGTGACACCCCGCAGGACTCGGCGGCCCAGGTCGTGAGCGACGTCGTCATCGGCGACTATCGCGACCTGGAGACGCTGCGTGCCTTCGCGCGCGGCTGTGACGTGATCACCTTCGACCACGAGCACGTACCCATGGAGCACCTACGGGCCCTGGAGGCGGACGGCATCCCCGTCCGCCCGGGGTCCGACGCATTGGTGCACGCCCAGGACAAGGGGGTGATGCGCGCCAAGCTCGACGAGATCGGTGCGCCCAGCCCCCGCCACCGGATCGTGAGCGATCCGGCGGACGTGGCGGCCTTCGCGGACGAGGTGGGCGGGTTTCCCGTCATCCTCAAGACCGTGCGGGGCGGGTACGACGGCAAGGGCGTGTGGTTCGTCCGCACCCCCGAGGACGCGGAGGCCCCCTTCAAGGCGGGCGTCCCGGTCCTCGCGGAGGAGAAGGTCGATTTCGTCCGCGAGCTCGCGGCGAACATCGTCCGCTCCCCGCACGGCCAGGCGGTGGCCTACCCCGTCGTCGAGTCCCGCCAGGTGGACGGGGTCTGCGACACGGTGATCGCCCCCGCCCCGGACCTCTCGGAGACCCTGGCGGGCGAGGCCCAGGCCCTCGCCCTGCGCATCGCCAAGGAACTCGGCGTGACCGGCCACCTGGCCGTGGAACTGTTCGAGACCACCGACGGCCGGATCCTGGTCAACGAACTGGCGATGCGCCCGCACAACAGCGGCCACTGGACCCAGGACGGTGCCGTCACCTCCCAGTTCGCCAACCACGTCCGCGCGGTCCTGGACCTCCCCCTGGGCGACCCCCGCCCCCGGGCCCGCTGGACGGTCATGGCGAACGTGCTGGGCGGGGACTACCCCGACATGTACGCCGCGTACCTGCACTGCATGGCGCACGACCCGCAGCTGAAGATCCACATGTACGGCAAGGACGTGAAGCACGGCCGCAAGGTCGGCCACGTCAACACCTACGGCGACGATCTGGACGATGTGCTGGAGCGCGCACGCCACGCAGCCGACTACCTCAGAGGAACGGTCACCGCTTGA
- a CDS encoding dipeptidase — translation MSAAQRLDEARELLAEHPVVDGHNDLPWALREQVRYDLAQRDIAGDQSAHLHTDIPRLRAGGVGAQFWSVYVRSDYAGDEAVSATLEQIDVVAQLIDRYPGDLVRALTADDMEAARADGRIASLMGAEGGHSINNSLATLRALHRLGVRYMTLTHNDTIDWADSATDEPRHGGLSDFGREVVREMNRVGMLVDLSHVAATTMRDALAVSAAPVVFSHSSARAVCDHPRNIPDDVLALLPANGGVAMATFVPKFILPAAVEWTLAADENLRAHGFHHLDTTPEAMALHRAFEAERPRPVATAATVADHLDHMREVAGVDHIGIGGDYDGTAFTPSGLDDVAGYPNLVAELLARGWSRADLAKLTWSNAVRVLRDAEAVSRDLSASRGPSNAVI, via the coding sequence GTGAGCGCCGCGCAGCGTCTGGACGAGGCGCGCGAACTGCTGGCCGAGCACCCCGTCGTGGACGGCCACAACGACCTGCCCTGGGCGCTGCGCGAGCAGGTGCGCTACGACCTGGCGCAACGGGACATCGCGGGCGACCAGTCCGCCCACCTGCACACCGACATCCCGCGGCTGCGCGCCGGCGGGGTCGGCGCGCAGTTCTGGTCCGTGTACGTCCGCTCCGACTACGCCGGTGACGAGGCCGTGAGCGCGACGCTGGAGCAGATCGACGTGGTCGCCCAGCTGATCGACCGTTACCCCGGCGACCTCGTGCGGGCGCTGACGGCGGACGACATGGAGGCGGCCCGCGCCGACGGCCGGATCGCCTCGCTGATGGGCGCCGAGGGCGGCCACTCCATCAACAACTCGCTCGCCACGCTGCGCGCCCTGCACCGGCTGGGCGTGCGGTACATGACGCTCACGCACAACGACACGATCGACTGGGCGGACTCGGCGACCGACGAGCCCCGGCACGGCGGCCTGAGCGACTTCGGCCGCGAGGTCGTCCGGGAGATGAACCGCGTCGGCATGCTGGTGGACCTCTCGCACGTCGCCGCGACGACGATGCGGGACGCCCTCGCGGTCTCGGCCGCGCCGGTGGTCTTCTCGCACTCCTCGGCGCGGGCGGTCTGCGACCACCCGCGCAACATCCCCGACGACGTGCTGGCGCTGCTGCCGGCCAACGGCGGGGTGGCGATGGCCACCTTCGTCCCGAAGTTCATCCTCCCGGCGGCGGTCGAATGGACCCTGGCCGCGGACGAGAACCTGCGGGCGCACGGTTTCCACCACCTGGACACCACCCCCGAGGCGATGGCCCTGCACCGGGCCTTCGAGGCGGAGCGCCCGCGCCCGGTGGCCACGGCCGCCACGGTGGCCGACCACCTGGACCACATGCGCGAGGTGGCCGGGGTCGACCACATCGGCATCGGCGGCGACTACGACGGCACGGCCTTCACCCCGTCCGGGCTGGACGACGTGGCCGGCTACCCGAACCTGGTCGCCGAGCTGCTGGCGCGCGGCTGGTCCAGGGCCGACCTGGCGAAGCTGACCTGGTCCAACGCGGTACGGGTGCTGCGCGACGCGGAAGCGGTGTCGCGTGACCTCTCGGCGTCCCGGGGCCCGTCGAACGCGGTGATCTAG